Genomic DNA from Leptospiraceae bacterium:
GGTCGTTCTCGGTTCATCGAGACTTTTGTACTTTGATGCGCGGGAATTAGAAGAATATTATCCTGACTGGGATATATACAACCTTTCTTCTGCGGTTACTACTCCGGCTTATTATTACTATTATCTTGAGAAGTTGCTTGATAATGGAGTTAAGCCCGAATTTATTTTGCTTGAAGCAGATCCTTATCAATTTAATGACAATACTCCTGTCTTTAGAAAGTCCAATTTAACTTATAGCTTCGATCCAATTTTTATCTTACGACATGCTTTCTTATTCGGTAAGACGTATCTCAGTTTTTATTTTGGTAAGTTTTTATTTGCCAGCGGGAAAAATAAGCCCTATATAGATACAGCCCTGAGTCGTCTTCAAGAACCGGAAAAAATGAAGCTTCGTATTAAGATAAAGGATGCCACGAGGGAAGCTCTTTTAAAAGATAGGGGACATGCACTTTCCCCTGTTGCCTCTTATGTAGAGAAGGACTTTGCCGTATTGAAAGCTACCAGTGATAGAACTTTGAGCTGGATATATAGCTCCTACAAGCCTTCTGATATGCAGTACACCTTTTATGAGAAGTCTCTAAAGCTTTGTAAGGAAAACCAGATTCCCCTCGTAATCGTATGGCCTCAGACTTCCATTCCTATGCAGGAATTGATTCGAAAGGCAGCATTTGCTTCCGAGTGGGAAAAACGGGCTTCCGCGATTTCAAAGAAGTATTCATATAAAATTTGGGATATGGACAGAGATCCGGATTATTATTGTAATAGCTTTGCTGATGGGGGACATATGGCTAAAGATTGCTATCGTAAGTTTATACGTTATGCGATGGTAAAGCTGTACAATATAAAAAAAGGAAAGCAGGAATAAATGTCTTATCTCGCCAGATATAAGGTGGGTCTGGATGCAAGACCTCTTTGTTACGGGATGACCGGGAATTCCCGTTATTTATTTGAAGCCCTGACTTATTTGTGCAGGGATGATTCTCCTTTTTACTTTGTTCTTCTGGCGAATAAGGAGATTGATCCGATATTTATTCCATTTCTTGAATCGAATCGAAAATATTTGGAAGTAAAAGTTGTGAAGAAATTTGGTGCATACTGGTTGAATTTTATTCTTCCAAAAATGCTGAAAGAATCCGGGGTTCATATTTTTTGGGGAACTTTGCAACTTTTACCCTTTTGGAAGTTGTCTCTGCCATCTATTGTTAATTATCATGATTTGAATTTCGTTTCAGCTCCTGCTACTATGGCAAAAGGAAACTACTGGCAGCACAGGCTTATGTCTGCGAAAACCATGAAAAACGCAGATAGAATCTTATGCTTATCTAAAAATACAATGACAGAAATTGAAGCCTATAGGCCCGCCGTAAGCTCCAAGTTACGACTTGTTTATCCGGGGGTAAACAAAAATGAGAAAAATTCTCAAATTCTTCCCGATATAAAAGAACCCTATTTTTTTTCTATCGGAACCTTAGAACCCAGAAAGAATCTTGAAACTTTGATACGGGCATTCCGTATTTTTAAAGAGAGCGATGTGGCTAAGGATTTTTCTCTTGTTCTGGCCGGTAGAAAAGGCTGGGGGGACTCGGCACTCCTACAGGAACTTGTCAGGGGAGAACTAAAAAACGAAGGAATTCTTTTTATTGAAAATCCCTCCGAAGAACACTTAAGTTCCCTTTATCGGAATGCTGCGATTTTCTTTTTTCCATCTCTACATGAAGGTTTTGGTCTTCCTATTCTCGAAGCCCTGGTGGAACAAAAGAAATGTGTGGTTTCTGAGATCCCGGTATTTCGTGAAATTATAGAAGAATCTGTGGATTATCTCGTTCCTCCTTTGCAGGTGCAGGCCTGGGCTGATAGTATGCTAAAAATAGCGAAAACAGGTAACTTCGCGAGAAAGACTCCCTGGAAAGCGGAAGATTGGACCTGGAAAAAAACTGCGGAGAAAATAGAAAAGGAACTGCTTCTATTATGTGAGCAGAAATACGGAGAAGTAAAGAATGCTGTTTAACTCTGTAGAATTTCTCATATTCTTTTTTGTAGTGATTATTGTTGGGAATCTTCTAAAGAATAAGACCGAGAGAATTTTTTTGTTGCTTGTGTCTTATTACTTTTACATGTCCTGGAATCCTAATTTTATTTTTCTTATCATTTCTTCTACTTTACTCGATTACTTTGTTGCTTTACAGATTTCTAAAGAAGGTCAGTCTGAGCGAAAGAGGAAGCTGTTTTTATCTCTTTCTCTTATCGGGAACCTGGGCTTATTAAGTTATTTTAAATATACTAATTTTCTTCTGGGTATATTTAACGATCTAAATATTTTCACAACCTATCGTTTTCCTAAATATGAGATTATTCTCCCGGTAGGAATTTCGTTTTATACCTTTCAATCTATGAGCTATACGATTGATGTTTATAGAAAGGAAATTGAAGCTAAAAAGTCAATTATTGATTTTTCTTTATATGTAGCCTTTTTCCCGCAATTGGTTGCAGGGCCTATCGTTAGGGCTTCTACCTTTTTCCGGGATTTAGGTAATCGTCTGACCGTCACTAACGAAGACATACAGATCAGCATTTCGAGAATTCTTCTTGGTTTTATGCGAAAGTTGGTTTTTGCTGACAACCTCGGGGTTGTAGTGAATAATACTTTTGCTAATTATCAAACTATGAGTCCACTTGAAATTTGGGTGGGTGCTATTGCCTTTGGCTGGCAAATCTATTTTGACTTTGCCGGATATACCGATATTGCGATTGGAGTTGCGAGATTATTTGGTTTCCAATTTGATGCCAATTTTAATTTTCCGATGTCCTGTGCCAATATTTCTGAGCATTGGACGAAGTGGCATATATCTTTTTCTACCTGGATACGAGACTACATTTTTATTCCCCTCGGAGGTTCGAGAGGTTCTACCTGGCTAACTTACAGAAACCTGTATATTACCTGGCTTTTTGGGGGTGTATGGCACGGTGCAGCCTACCATTTTGTTGCCTGGGGTGTATGGCAGGCCGTTATGGTACATTTTCATAGAGAATATGCTCGTACTAAATTTAGAAAAACCTTAAATGAAAAGGGAGGAATGGCCTATGACCTTTTCTCAAGGGTTATAACCATGTTTTTTCTTGCCTTTGGTTTTGTAATGTTTCGAGCTGAAAATATGACCAAAGCTATAGGTATGATGAAAGCCATGTTATTTATCCCCATGAATACTATGAGTATGCTTTCATTTCGAAATTATAATTACGCCATTCTATTGGTAATTTGTTATGCAGCCAGTTATATTTTTTCTAAGAGGAATGTGGAGGAAATGGGAAAACAGGGAAACCGTTTAATTTATGCAAATATTGCCAGTTTATTCCTGATTCTCGTTTTTGGAGCAACCGAGAAACAAAAATTCCTATACTTCGATTTTTAATATGAACTTTTATAAAGATAAACGTTTTTATATTCCAATTTTATTTTTCCTGATCTTGGAAGTTCTTCTTCAACTGGGACTATATGTTCCTTTTCTCAGGAAAAATTCATACGCAGCGAACGTGAACCGAATCCTTCATCATGTGCAGGAAAAGCAAAAAGAACATGATCCGGATATTTTGATCCTTGGAACTTCCGTTGCCTATCAGGGGCTTTCGATGAAAGCTATGAATGAATCTATGGGAAAATATGGCTATAAGGTGCAATCGATTGCCATTCCGGGTTCCGAGCTATTGGTACAGGAGTTGGCTACTGAAAAAGTTTTAAGAAAATTTAAAAAGGTAAAACTTCTCATCCATGTGATGGAGGTTACAATGCCCTGGGTTCAAGCTACCGATCTTTCGATACCTACCCTGGCTATGATTTCCGAGTTTAACCGTATTCAGGCTGCTATAGAGCTAAAGAAATTTTATTATCAACCTTCTTATGAGGATTACGGTTTTGTGTTAATTCGAAGTATTGCTTATCGAAGGGACCTGCGACATTTTCTCTTAGCTCCCGGTGAAAGGATGAAGCATTACTTCAGGGCTTTGAAAAATCCTAATACGGGCATTGCTGATTTTGAAAATGATTCCAGAGAAAAAATTTCTCATTATCCTCTGTTGAGTATTGAGGATTGTATTAAGAAGACAAATCCGGCCAATGGAGAAGTGATTCCTGTCGGTTCGAATTACTATCATAAAAAAGCTTTGTATGATACCTGTTTACTGGCAAAGAACACAACAAAGGAATTCAAAAAAAATAAAAGTACCGAGTTATATTTTAAGCGTTTAAAGTATATTTATGATAGATTAAAAAAAGAGAATATACGTATTATTAATGTAATGGCTCCTTATAGTGATTTAATTGAAGAGTTAAATAAAAAAGAGAGATTTGAATTATGGAAAGAAGAGTTAGGAAAAATGAATGGAGCAAAAGCAGAGCTAATTGATTTGCAGGATATATTTTTGCCGGAAAAAAATGGAGATTATTTTTATGATCTGATTCATTTGAATCATTATGGAATGATTCGATTTACTGAGCATTTGAATCAGTATCTTGAGAAAAATATCAATAGGTTGATGAAGGACTAGTATGCTATTTACTTCTTTATTGTTTTTAATATTTTTTCTGATAGTTTATGTTGTTTACTGGTCTGTACCGAGTCATAAAGGAAAAGAGATCTCTCTCCTGATTGCTTCTATTCTTTTTTATGCAAGTTGGAGTTTACCTTTTCTTTTTCACTTTCTTGTCGTTGTTGTAATTAATTATTACTTTCTAAGCTACATACAAAAGAATCGTTCCAAAAAAATGATCACTTTTATTGTATTCATAAATTTATTAAATCTCGGATTTTTTAAGTATTTCTATTTTCTAAATTCTGTTTTATACGATATAACAGGAATTATATGGTTTAAAGAGTTCGGTACTTCTCTGAAGATTATACTTCCTCTTGCTATTAGTTTTTATACTTTTCAGATACTGGCCTTTACAATCGATATATATCGAGGAAAATATACAGAGGATATTAGTCTTTTGAACTATATGGTTTTTATTATGTTTTTCCCTCAGTTAATCGCCGGTCCGATTATGAGGGCTAATGAGTTTTTACCTCAACTTCAGGGAAAAACAGAAATCGATTTTAAGTCAGATTATATTTATAAAGGAATGCTTTTGGTGGCTCTCGGAATCGTAAAAAAAGTTTTAATTGCCGATAATATTGCCGGGGTAATCGACCCCGTCTGGCAAAATCCATCTCAGTATTCAAGTTTTGAACTTTTCATTGCGATTCATGGATTTACCTGGCAGATTTATGGAGACTTCGGAGGCTATACAGATGTAGCCAGGGGAGCGGCTTATCTTCTCGGCTATGAGATACCTGAGAACTTTAAAGCTCCTTTTCTTTCTGCTTCTCCGCGTGAAATGTGGCAAAGGTGGCATATTACCCTTTCTACCTGGTTACGCGACTATTTATATATTCCTCTCGGAGGAAGCAGGGTGGGGGAATTTCGAAATCAGTTTAATCTCGTTTTAACTTTTGTGCTGGGTGGACTCTGGCATGGAGCAGCCTGGACTTATGTAATCTGGGGTTTTTTTCATGGATTCTTTTTGGTTCTCCAGAGAATCATGGAGAAACTGGGTTTTAAGCAAATTTTTCCGAGTTTTCCGGGAAAAATTGTCTCTATTTTCTTCACATATCATTTATTTTTTCTGGGTGCCATACCCTTTAGATCGAAAAACATGTCTGATTTTTTCCTTGTGAGTGAAAAGGTATTTCTCTGGAATTCAAATATCAAGAGTTCTATATTAACGGAAACCGTTATTGGACTGTGTTTTTTAGCATTACTGATTCAAATATTTGAATATAAGGAATATTTTCCACGGGTTTTATGGAAAATAAGACCTGTATTCACTCCTCTCATTTTCCTGCTCTTGCTCATACTAATCGGTCTTTACAGTGGAACAGGGAAGGAATTCGTATATTTTCAATTTTAAGCTTTACTTTCTAATTTCCAGGTATCTACTTCCAATTCAAAGCCAAGGCTTCCGAGGATAGTGAGAGTCCTTGAACTTAATCGATAACCATCCGTATTTTCTCCTGAATACTCTATTGTACAGTATAGCTTGGCAGTGTAATCTTTTGCTATATCTTTAAAAAATTGCCTATTATCAGATATTCTTTTTAAAATATCAAGAATGTGCTGTTCTAATTCCTCGAAAGCGGAGAGTCTGGAGTTTAGCTGCCATTTACCCGGCATGGGTCTACCTTTCAGATCTTTGTATGAGGAGTTTTGCTCATAGTCGGGTTTTAAGCCTGACTTTTCGGTTATAAGGGCAGGATCGAGGTTCTGTCCACTTAAAATTAAAATGACTTTAGACTTCGGTATACTCAACATACTGAAGAAAATGTAAAATACAGTTAAATTTTTTGCTATCAATTTTTTTAGAAAGTGAAATAATTATAATAATTATTGACACGAACTGAGGAAGCTTGTTTTATAATCAAAAAGTAGGAAAAGTAGTAGGCTCGATTGCTTCCCGGAAAAAATGAGGGCTTACCATCTTACTGAGAAAACTTGAGGAAACATGAAAAAAATTCTAATTATCGAAGACGATCCGGACATCGGAGTATTAATCCGCAAAACTCTTGATTCCGCAAGCTATGAAACCACAGTTATAGCTACCGGAGAAGAGGGTTTAAAGGTATTTAAAGCTAATAGACCTGATATGTTAATTTTAGACCTTTCTCTTCCCGATATGGATGGGATTGACATTTGCAGGACTATCCGAAAAGGGGATGAAGCCACACCAATTTTTATTCTCACTGCCAGAAGTGAAGAGATTGATAGAGTGATGGGTCTGGAATTAGGTGCTGATGATTACATTACCAAACCTTTTTCTACTCGTGAGCTAAAGGCTCGTGTGGATGTATTTTTCAGGAGATGGGATAGTTCCAATAAAAATACTTTGACACGTTCAACCATTACAGCCGATGGAGAAATTATTCGAGGGGCTCTGCGGATCGATCCGGTTCGTCGCAGGGTAACGATTCAGGAACAAATTATTAATATTTCAAGGAAAGAGTTTGAGATTTTGTATCTTCTTGCCAGTTCTCCTGGTAAGGTTTTTTCTCGTGAGATGATTCTCGAAGCAATATGGGGGATTGAATGGGATGGTTTTGAAAGGATGATCGACAGTCACATAAAAAGGATTCGTTCGAAACTTGAAAAGAATTCAGCCCAGCCCGAATGGATTGAAACTATCTGGGGTGTTGGTTATAGATTTAATGATAATTACGACAGGATTGTTATAAAATCTCAGAAAAAATAAAATTCCAAAATATTTGCTCCCCTAAGGTCTATTGGCAAAAGGGAGCAAAATTTTTAATTTAAATCTGATGATATAGTGATTCTATCATTTTCGCCAGTTTAAAATCTACACTTGTAACATCACCTGCTGAATGAGTAATCAGTTCGATTCTAATTTTTTTGTAATCTATGATTATTCTGGGGTGATGATCGATTGTTTCTGCTTTTAAACCTACTTTTTGTACAAAATCTATGGAATCCAGATAGGTTTTAAACTGATATTCTTTACAAAGGCATTTGCTTTCATAATTCCAATCGGGAAGTTCGATGAGTTTTTCTTCAATAGCTTGCGTGTCCATAATTTCTTAAGCTTTAAGATAGTTTAGTAATTAGGTCGATTGTAAAGTCTTTTATAGAAAAAAGATCTTTTTTTAAACCCTTTGAAATTAATGATTGATAATTTTTTTATGTTTATATACTAGAAATAGGTTTATTTTATGGGTAGAGCAGAAGAATTCGCAAGGGAATTTAAGCTTTTAAAAGCAGAATCCAACCGAATAAAACAAAGAGCCAGGGAGAATTACTTGGAACAGGTATCCGATTTTTCAGAAAAAATTAAACATATGGGTGATGAAGCCGGCACAAAAGCCAAGCAGGTGATCGATAAAGTAGGAGACTATATCACAAAGAATCCACAAAAGTCTGCCCTTGTCGGGCTTGGAGTGGGGATAGGTCTCGGTCTGGCCATAGGACTTTTAATTCGTAGAAAGTAATTGTCAGAACCAATTTCCGAAGTTCCCGAGCCGGAAAAAGAAAGCGGGCATAAAGAAATGTTAGAAGAGGCTCTTGGCCTTTTCGACCATTTAATGATTTATTTTGAGACTCTTCTTATTTATTCTCAGAAACTGGCAAATGAAAAATTTAACCGCCTGGCTATATTTTTAGTTATTGCAGTTCTTCTTTTATTTCTTAACTGTACGGGGATTGTTTTTTTGGTATATGCAGGTTTTCAGGGATTGTTGGATGTATTTCAACAGGATAGTTTGAAAGCTTCCCTCGTGATGGGTTCCGGTTTATTTTTTATCCCTTTGATTCTTGTGTATCTCCTGATTAAAAAAACTAATTTCTAAGTATGTCCAGGTTCCCGATAAATCCTTTTGATAAGAATGTTTCCTATTCTGATAAAGCTCCGAAAGATATGACAAAAGATGAACTTCGGATGTTATTACATATACAGAGGTTAAATCTCCGACTTGATGTGGAAAAAATGAAATCGAGGGTTAACTATACTCGCAGTATTATTCTGGCAGTGAAAGAATTGGGATTAGTTGATAGGCTGGAAACTTACCTCGGGGCTCTTTTTAAGTCAAGCGAAGCAGAAGAAGAAAAACCTACTTCACAGTCCTCACCTGAATAGTGTCGACTCTGTCTTCACCTGCAATTACGTCAGAAAGAATTACTACCTGGTCTCCTTCTTTAACCATATCATTTTTCTTCAGGGTATCAATAGCGAGACTTATTGTCTTTTCCGGATCACTGGAAAAATCAATCCGATAAGGCAGTACGGCCCGGTTTAACCAGAGCTTTCTACGCACAGATGTCATGTTTGTAAAAGCATGGATAACCGCAATTTCCGGATGAAAAGCGGATAGGTTATTTGCAGTTATGCCCCTCCGGGTTATTGTCAGAATGGCCGGTGCTTCTATAGAATCTGCCAGAGATACAACCGATTTCGCCAGGGTCTCTTTTATATCACCCGGTTTTCTCTCACGGGCATATTGCACTCCACCACGGGATTGCTCTACTTTCAGAGCTACTTTATGAAGCATTTCTACACAACGGACCGGATATTTACCCGTTGCTGTTTCTCCTGAGAGCATAATAGCATCGACTTCTTCAAAAACTGCATTGGAAATATCGGTGATCTCGGCTCGAGTAGGGAAGGGATTAGAAATCATGCTTTCGAGGAGGTGGGTTGCTACAATGACGCGTTTTCCCTGTAAGGCACATTCTTTTATAATTTTCCTTTGAACGAGAGGTAGTTCCTCAAGTTCGATTTCTACACCCAGATCTCCTCTAGCAATCATTACACCATCGGATACGTTGATAATTTCCTTATAATTTTGAACGGCTTCTTTATCCTCTATTTTGGCTATAATATGAGAGTGCCCCTGTTTTTCTTCAATTAGTTTTCTCAGGCTTAATACATCTTCTGCTGAACGAACGAAGGAAAGGGCTATGAAGTCAATATCCTCTTCCAGACCGAAAAGAATGTCTCTCATATCTTTCTGGGTAATAGAAGGCATATTTACCCGTATACCGGGTAAGTTTATATGTTTGCGGCTACCTAATTTCCCACCATCGACAACCTTGCAAATAAGCTCTGATTCTTTAATTTCCAATACGGTCAGATTAATCAGACCGTTGTCAACCGTAACCTTGTCTCCTACCTTTAAATCTCTTACAATGTCTTTATAGTTTACGAAGACGGACTTTTCTTCTGACTCGCTACCCGGGATAATATGGAATTTAAATATTTCTCCGACTTTTAAATCCAGTTCGGTGGAAACTTCTCCGGTTCGGATTTCAGGACCCTGGGTATCGATTAGAATACCGATGGGATATTTCAGGGTTTTATTCAAATTTTTTATTTTGCGAATAATTCCCCTGTGAAATTCGTGGTCTCCGTGGGACATATTTAATCTGGCGATATTCATCCCGGCATCTGCGAGTGAACGAATCATCTCGGATTTATAGGTAGAAGGACCTATGGTACAAATAATTTTTGTTTTACGAAAGATACCCATACAGGTCTATTTATTTTTAATTAGCTTTAAAAGAAAGTCTTCCAGTGAAATATAAATATCGTATTTCTCCTGATTAGGCATCTGAGACTTGCGCTGAGCATCCGTTTCTTTTTGAGCCAGATCCAGAAGTGCCATTCCTTTCCGTTTCAGGTAGGTCTTGGAAATTAAGACCGGCCATTTATATTTTTCCGGATTCACTTTGGTTTTTATCTGAAAGGAAAGAATATCTTTAGTCAGATACTTTTTTAAAAAGGCAATCAATTGTTCCTCAGACATAGCTCCCTGCATAGATTGTTGTATGAATTCACGATTTGGGAATTCTTTTGCATCCCAGGCTGAATCCAGGGTTTTTAGGATGGTCT
This window encodes:
- a CDS encoding response regulator transcription factor; the protein is MKKILIIEDDPDIGVLIRKTLDSASYETTVIATGEEGLKVFKANRPDMLILDLSLPDMDGIDICRTIRKGDEATPIFILTARSEEIDRVMGLELGADDYITKPFSTRELKARVDVFFRRWDSSNKNTLTRSTITADGEIIRGALRIDPVRRRVTIQEQIINISRKEFEILYLLASSPGKVFSREMILEAIWGIEWDGFERMIDSHIKRIRSKLEKNSAQPEWIETIWGVGYRFNDNYDRIVIKSQKK
- a CDS encoding SGNH/GDSL hydrolase family protein, with translation MNFYKDKRFYIPILFFLILEVLLQLGLYVPFLRKNSYAANVNRILHHVQEKQKEHDPDILILGTSVAYQGLSMKAMNESMGKYGYKVQSIAIPGSELLVQELATEKVLRKFKKVKLLIHVMEVTMPWVQATDLSIPTLAMISEFNRIQAAIELKKFYYQPSYEDYGFVLIRSIAYRRDLRHFLLAPGERMKHYFRALKNPNTGIADFENDSREKISHYPLLSIEDCIKKTNPANGEVIPVGSNYYHKKALYDTCLLAKNTTKEFKKNKSTELYFKRLKYIYDRLKKENIRIINVMAPYSDLIEELNKKERFELWKEELGKMNGAKAELIDLQDIFLPEKNGDYFYDLIHLNHYGMIRFTEHLNQYLEKNINRLMKD
- the pyk gene encoding pyruvate kinase — encoded protein: MGIFRKTKIICTIGPSTYKSEMIRSLADAGMNIARLNMSHGDHEFHRGIIRKIKNLNKTLKYPIGILIDTQGPEIRTGEVSTELDLKVGEIFKFHIIPGSESEEKSVFVNYKDIVRDLKVGDKVTVDNGLINLTVLEIKESELICKVVDGGKLGSRKHINLPGIRVNMPSITQKDMRDILFGLEEDIDFIALSFVRSAEDVLSLRKLIEEKQGHSHIIAKIEDKEAVQNYKEIINVSDGVMIARGDLGVEIELEELPLVQRKIIKECALQGKRVIVATHLLESMISNPFPTRAEITDISNAVFEEVDAIMLSGETATGKYPVRCVEMLHKVALKVEQSRGGVQYARERKPGDIKETLAKSVVSLADSIEAPAILTITRRGITANNLSAFHPEIAVIHAFTNMTSVRRKLWLNRAVLPYRIDFSSDPEKTISLAIDTLKKNDMVKEGDQVVILSDVIAGEDRVDTIQVRTVK
- a CDS encoding 4a-hydroxytetrahydrobiopterin dehydratase, producing MDTQAIEEKLIELPDWNYESKCLCKEYQFKTYLDSIDFVQKVGLKAETIDHHPRIIIDYKKIRIELITHSAGDVTSVDFKLAKMIESLYHQI
- a CDS encoding DUF4279 domain-containing protein; its protein translation is MLSIPKSKVILILSGQNLDPALITEKSGLKPDYEQNSSYKDLKGRPMPGKWQLNSRLSAFEELEQHILDILKRISDNRQFFKDIAKDYTAKLYCTIEYSGENTDGYRLSSRTLTILGSLGFELEVDTWKLESKA
- a CDS encoding DUF883 family protein, producing the protein MGRAEEFAREFKLLKAESNRIKQRARENYLEQVSDFSEKIKHMGDEAGTKAKQVIDKVGDYITKNPQKSALVGLGVGIGLGLAIGLLIRRK
- a CDS encoding glycosyltransferase family 4 protein → MSYLARYKVGLDARPLCYGMTGNSRYLFEALTYLCRDDSPFYFVLLANKEIDPIFIPFLESNRKYLEVKVVKKFGAYWLNFILPKMLKESGVHIFWGTLQLLPFWKLSLPSIVNYHDLNFVSAPATMAKGNYWQHRLMSAKTMKNADRILCLSKNTMTEIEAYRPAVSSKLRLVYPGVNKNEKNSQILPDIKEPYFFSIGTLEPRKNLETLIRAFRIFKESDVAKDFSLVLAGRKGWGDSALLQELVRGELKNEGILFIENPSEEHLSSLYRNAAIFFFPSLHEGFGLPILEALVEQKKCVVSEIPVFREIIEESVDYLVPPLQVQAWADSMLKIAKTGNFARKTPWKAEDWTWKKTAEKIEKELLLLCEQKYGEVKNAV
- a CDS encoding MBOAT family protein, with protein sequence MLFNSVEFLIFFFVVIIVGNLLKNKTERIFLLLVSYYFYMSWNPNFIFLIISSTLLDYFVALQISKEGQSERKRKLFLSLSLIGNLGLLSYFKYTNFLLGIFNDLNIFTTYRFPKYEIILPVGISFYTFQSMSYTIDVYRKEIEAKKSIIDFSLYVAFFPQLVAGPIVRASTFFRDLGNRLTVTNEDIQISISRILLGFMRKLVFADNLGVVVNNTFANYQTMSPLEIWVGAIAFGWQIYFDFAGYTDIAIGVARLFGFQFDANFNFPMSCANISEHWTKWHISFSTWIRDYIFIPLGGSRGSTWLTYRNLYITWLFGGVWHGAAYHFVAWGVWQAVMVHFHREYARTKFRKTLNEKGGMAYDLFSRVITMFFLAFGFVMFRAENMTKAIGMMKAMLFIPMNTMSMLSFRNYNYAILLVICYAASYIFSKRNVEEMGKQGNRLIYANIASLFLILVFGATEKQKFLYFDF
- a CDS encoding MBOAT family protein, which produces MLFTSLLFLIFFLIVYVVYWSVPSHKGKEISLLIASILFYASWSLPFLFHFLVVVVINYYFLSYIQKNRSKKMITFIVFINLLNLGFFKYFYFLNSVLYDITGIIWFKEFGTSLKIILPLAISFYTFQILAFTIDIYRGKYTEDISLLNYMVFIMFFPQLIAGPIMRANEFLPQLQGKTEIDFKSDYIYKGMLLVALGIVKKVLIADNIAGVIDPVWQNPSQYSSFELFIAIHGFTWQIYGDFGGYTDVARGAAYLLGYEIPENFKAPFLSASPREMWQRWHITLSTWLRDYLYIPLGGSRVGEFRNQFNLVLTFVLGGLWHGAAWTYVIWGFFHGFFLVLQRIMEKLGFKQIFPSFPGKIVSIFFTYHLFFLGAIPFRSKNMSDFFLVSEKVFLWNSNIKSSILTETVIGLCFLALLIQIFEYKEYFPRVLWKIRPVFTPLIFLLLLILIGLYSGTGKEFVYFQF
- a CDS encoding DUF1574 domain-containing protein, which encodes MREKKFLLYPLFLFLGLFLFDKLFLLDKVKDYIKSDFTYLYYEAKEDIYRELLNKYGKGKKGDKKLMVVLGSSRLLYFDARELEEYYPDWDIYNLSSAVTTPAYYYYYLEKLLDNGVKPEFILLEADPYQFNDNTPVFRKSNLTYSFDPIFILRHAFLFGKTYLSFYFGKFLFASGKNKPYIDTALSRLQEPEKMKLRIKIKDATREALLKDRGHALSPVASYVEKDFAVLKATSDRTLSWIYSSYKPSDMQYTFYEKSLKLCKENQIPLVIVWPQTSIPMQELIRKAAFASEWEKRASAISKKYSYKIWDMDRDPDYYCNSFADGGHMAKDCYRKFIRYAMVKLYNIKKGKQE